A genomic segment from Vicia villosa cultivar HV-30 ecotype Madison, WI unplaced genomic scaffold, Vvil1.0 ctg.000402F_1_1, whole genome shotgun sequence encodes:
- the LOC131627772 gene encoding F-box/kelch-repeat protein At3g23880-like, whose translation MSSSLFFIPDDLISEVLSLLNVKSILRFRCVSKFWDTLITDPIFVNLHLKKSEKLNPHVILTSWHTKTITPYGSDHDGEYTGESPYGSDDDGEYTGESPYGSDNDVHGVIPHSISSILENPWFTLYVDSDYLVEDKGCSSMVGSCNGLICLDGLTGTREYYEYWFRLWNPATRTTSPKFGFLRLFHNRPHYTSSYSDDGFYKFTFGCDDSTGTYKLVASRHNYSELRSNVRILSLGDNVWREIQSFPVDPLCLRLRGETGVSFKSTINWLAVHNTVWYIGDDYKDITIDQFLIVSLDLSTETYNQYLLPPDFDQVPPQPPIIGVLGDRLFFSSRYNETDFIIWQMEKFGVEDSWTQFLKISCHSLQIDYDYSEHMKHFFELIPLFLSKDGDTLILKCTQEDQEILYNWRNNTVVRTNITATTTTTDDETSNSASYSANGYFESLVSVFGVIKRTANN comes from the exons ATGTCTTCATCTCTATTTTTCATCCCCGACGATCTCATCAGTGAGGTCCTATCCCTTCTTAATGTAAAATCTATTCTTCGATTCAGATGTGTTAGCAAGTTTTGGGACACTCTCATTACCGATCCCATCTTTGTGAATTTGCATCTCAAGAAATCAGAAAAACTAAATCCTCATGTCATTTTAACCAGCTGGCATACCAAAACAATCACACCCTATGGCAGTGACCATGATGGTGAGTATACAGGTGAGTCACCCTATGGCAGTGACGATGATGGTGAGTATACAGGCGAGTCACCCTATGGCAGTGACAATGATG TCCACGGTGTCATTCCCCATTCCATAAGCAGTATACTAGAGAACCCTTGGTTCACTCTTTATGTCGACTCTGACTACTTGGTGGAAGACAAAGGTTGCTCTAGTATGGTTGGTTCTTGCAATGGATTGATCTGTTTGGATGGTCTTACAGGCACCCGTGAATATTATGAGTATTGGTTCCGATTATGGAACCCAGCCACCAGGACAACATCTCCAAAATTTGGGTTCTTACGTTTATTTCACAATCGTCCCCACTACACTTCCTCCTATTCTGATGATGGCTTTTACAAATTCACCTTTGGTTGTGATGATTCTACGGGCACTTATAAGCTAGTGGCATCACGTCACAATTATAGTGAATTGAGAAGTAATGTAAGAATTTTAAGTTTGGGTGATAATGTTTGGAGGGAAATTCAAAGTTTCCCCGTTGATCCTTTGTGTTTGCGCTTAAGAGGTGAAACTGGCGTGTCTTTCAAAAGCACTATTAACTGGTTGGCTGTTCATAATACAGTTTGGTATATCGGTGATGATTATAAGGATATTACTATTGATCAATTTTTAATTGTTTCGCTTGATTTGAGTACAGAGACTTACAATCAGTACTTATTGCCTCCTGATTTTGATCAAGTTCCACCTCAACCTCCAATTATTGGTGTGCTGGGAGAccgtctttttttttcttctcgttATAATGAAACTGATTTTATAATATGGCAGATGGAGAAATTTGGGGTTGAAGATTCCTGGACTCAATTTCTTAAAATTAGTTGTCACTCTCTtcaaattgattatgattataGTGAACATATGAAGCATTTTTTTGAATTGATTCCACTATTTCTTTCTAAGGATGGTGATACACTGATACTTAAGTGCACTCAAGAAGACCAAGAAATTCTCTATAATTGGAGAAATAATACAGTAGTGCGAACAAATATTACTGCAACTACAACAACTACTGATGATGAAACTTCGAATTCTGCCTCATACTCTGCCAATGGCTATTTTGAAAGCTTGGTTTCAGTTTTTGGAGT AATTAAAAGGACCGCCAACAACTAA